Proteins from a genomic interval of Rhinoraja longicauda isolate Sanriku21f chromosome 16, sRhiLon1.1, whole genome shotgun sequence:
- the drd6b gene encoding D(1)-like dopamine receptor, with translation MWMSMGKATNHTSIPGAVGPELTLRAVTGCLLFLLILSTLLGNTLVCVAVIKFRHLRSKVTNSFVISLAVSDLFVAVLVMPWKALSQVAGHWLFGPFCDTWIAFDIMCSTASILNLCIISLDRYWAIASPFRYERKMTQRVAFTMIAVAWTLSLLISFIPVQLNWHKAEGDLLPRPDNTSSDHDCDSRLNRTYAVSSSLISFYIPVAIMLATYTRIYRIAQTQIRSIWSLERAAGHAHHCQPQPQTAGCPHQAALTTSFKKETKVLKTLSIIMGVFVCCWLPFFVLNCVVPFCAAPQPPPPPSPPPCVGDATFNIFVWFGWANSSLNPVIYAFNADFRKAFATILGCGRLCPGNAVEAVNFSNELASYHHDTTLPNGAATTTVPSASVLPNAALPSASALPSHLPNASTLPSHLPNASALPNAALPGHLPNALPGHLPNAHLPGHLPNHLPGHLPNHLPQSQQQAFHHISNISSAHSPGEQGGSMEHLPGGVHYECEAEISLDTITTLYR, from the coding sequence ATGTGGATGTCCATGGGGAAGGCCACTAACCACACCAGCATCCCCGGGGCGGTGGGGCCGGAGCTGACCCTTCGGGCAGTGACCGGCTGCTTGCTGTTCCTGCTGATTCTGTCCACATTGCTGGGCAACACGCTGGTGTGTGTGGCTGTCATTAAGTTCAggcacctgcgctccaaggtgaCCAACTCGTTCGTCATCTCGCTGGCCGTGTCTGACCTGTTCGTGGCCGTGCTGGTGATGCCGTGGAAGGCGCTGAGCCAGGTGGCCGGGcactggctcttcggccccttCTGCGACACCTGGATCGCCTTCGACATCATGTGCTCGACCGCGTCCATCCTCAACCTGTGCATCATCAGCCTGGACCGCTACTGGGCCATCGCAAGCCCCTTCAGGTACGAGCGCAAGATGACCCAGCGGGTGGCCTTCACCATGATCGCGGTGGCCTGGACTctgtctctcctcatctccttcatcccGGTGCAGCTCAACTGGCACAAGGCGGAGGGTGACCTACTGCCCCGGCCGGACAACACCAGCAGCGACCACGACTGCGACTCCAGGCTCAACCGCACCTACGCCGTCTCGTCGTCGCTCATCAGCTTCTACATCCCGGTGGCGATCATGCTGGCCACCTACACGCGGATATACCGTATCGCCCAGACACAGATCCGCAGTATCTGGTCACTGGAGAGGGCGGCGGGACACGCTCACCActgccagccccagccccagacaGCCGGCTGCCCGCACCAGGCGGCGCTCACTACCTCCTTCAAGAAGGAGACCAAGGTGCTGAAGACCCTCTCCATCATCATGGGGGTGTTCGTGTGCTGCTGGCTCCCGTTCTTCGTGCTCAACTGTGTGGTGCCCTTCTGTGCCGCACCGCAGCCACCGCCACCTCCATCGCCGCCGCCGTGCGTGGGCGACGCCACCTTCAACATCTTCGTCTGGTTCGGCTGGGCCAACTCGTCCCTCAACCCGGTCATCTACGCCTTCAACGCCGACTTCAGGAAGGCCTTCGCCACCATCCTGGGCTGCGGCCGCCTGTGCCCCGGCAACGCGGTGGAGGCGGTCAACTTCAGCAACGAGCTGGCGTCCTACCACCACGACACCACCTTGCCCAACGGCGCCGCCACCACTACAGTGCCCAGTGCCAGCGTCTTGCCCAACGCCGCCCTGCCCAGCGCCAGCGCCTTGCCCAGCCACCTGCCCAACGCCAGCACCTTGCCCAGCCACCTGCCCAACGCCAGCGCCTTGCCCAACGCCGCCCTGCCCGGCCACCTGCCCAACGCCCTGCCCGGCCACCTGCCCAACGCCCACCTGCCCGGCCACCTGCCCAACCACCTGCCCGGCCACCTGCCCAACCACCTGCCCCAGTCCCAGCAGCAAGCCTTCCAccacatctccaacatctcctcgGCCCACAGCCCCGGGGAGCAGGGCGGCAGCATGGAGCACCTCCCCGGCGGTGTGCACTACGAGtgcgaggcagagatcagcctggACACCATCACCACCCTGTACCGCTGA